The following are encoded together in the Bombus vancouverensis nearcticus chromosome 18, iyBomVanc1_principal, whole genome shotgun sequence genome:
- the Tsen54 gene encoding tRNA splicing endonuclease subunit 54 isoform X2 — translation MANEITEIPVNMLTAEELIENKGLKFNAWNEYEKSVKTLPKTGMKQFEPNDSWLQNMQIEKGIITRKNLIAIERVDRISQLASAEWLPEQKRAKVTKYSGQDWSSFGLEKSGTLYLIPEEALFLLEANCLELTWNDVALSIQQAYELLIDNVECSLEEYRVYSQLVRYGYRIQRFVYDSERKTKSDKNSNIKRKVIVEPENGLWRTDTQQQDKDYIDVQNGKSASCPKRTDANINNFPTGIFQDLAEDEDISNNVFEIINDLLCAVENIEAQSTNVECEKDMKNGKRSDITLQTVNIDENKKRRNSKVQIISDETLLGSIKVVKDNMNDCTKGSNIPANWRASRIQRNVKLVPRRTDKLLSATDILDSNYKNSECNSRKPTLSSPPRKNSQLKKSKHEVIELSDDEIQEIPKPVTRIDLLDSIPNIAFQSTITIKVSRAYIPHSIKPVKTIYHYESAKLKKLQQTDKRLRSSQNLEHAKSNESQNMYQCNNISISNNNVRKNTNIAPFNQNLATNAHNVFMQDYFSMQHRQHGNFSPNYVYSNKPPYTYSQNLYWHHRNTTFQNVFVALDNHSATVHQNRFTSLPMNNLTMPNISNNVTRHSFTRNQLYHNFHQNFFPLRKLCHQRIVENTSIHCSIAGSVLPTEPRQRYWPRNYHKNTNMTSNHNDEVYQCSFKILPGASSWSELKTKWREVKTITIDDEDTGIEDCNEVQVVGQLRTPLVGSKNANSLEEVFSKLKIIKSASEKIVRRKKNKYKISYNVYSNTQNYRKADPGLPFYRVVVIKQDDSFIQPIELHRLMQDAGTSPILLACVSMSISYIQPGFISIPNLT, via the exons ATGGCAAATGAAATAACAGAGATACCTGTTAATATGTTAAC GGCAGAAGAACTGATAGAAAATAAAGGTTTGAAGTTTAATGCATGGAATGAATACGAGAAGTCAGTTAAAACTCTTCCAAAAACTGGAATGAAACAATTTGAACCAAATGATTCCTGGCTCCAAAATATGCAAATTGAAAAAGGTATTATAACTAGAAAAAATTTAATAGCTATAGAAAGAGTAGATCGTATTTCACAGTTAGCTAGTGCAGAATGGTTGCCTGAACAGAAAAGAGCTAAAGTAACAAAATACTCTGGTCAAGATTGGAGTAGTTTTGGTTTGGAGAAAAGTGGCACCTTGTATTTAATACCAGAAGAAGCATTGTTTCTTCTAGAAGCT aaTTGTTTAGAACTTACATGGAATGATGTAGCATTGTCCATCCAACAAGCTTATGAACTTCTAATTGATAATGTTGAATGCTCATTAGAGGAATATAGAGTTTATAGTCAGTTAGTACGATATGGTTATCGCATACAACGTTTTGTTTATGATTCAGAAAGAAAGACAAAAAGTGATAAAAATTCTAATATAAAACGTAAAGTTATTGTTGAGCCAGAAAATGGCCTTTGGAGAACTGATACTCAACAACAAGATAAAGATTATATAGATGTACAGAATGGAAAATCTGCTAGTTGTCCAAAAAGAACTGatgcaaatattaataattttcctaCAGGGATTTTTCAAGATCTAGCAGAAGATGAAGATATATCAAATAATGTCTTTGAAATCATAAATGATCTTCTTTGTGCAGTAGAAAATATCGAAGCTCAATCTACAAATGTTGAATGCGAAAAGGATATGAAAAACGGGAAAAGATCGGATATTACTTTGCAAACTGTAAAtatagatgaaaataaaaaaagacggAATTCTAAGGTGCAAATTATATCAGATGAGACTTTATTAGGAAGTATTAAAGTTGTCAAAGATAATATGAATGATTGTACCAAAGGAAGTAATATACCAGCAAATTGGCGAGCATCTCGCATACAACGCAACGTTAAATTAGTACCTAGAAGAACAGATAAACTATTATCAGCTACTGATATTTTAgattctaattataaaaattctgaGTGCAATTCAAGAAAACCTACATTATCTTCGCCACCTAGAAAGAATTCACAATTAAAGAAATCAAAACATGAG GTGATAGAACTTTCTGATGATGAAATTCAAGAGATACCAAAACCAGTAACACGAATAGATTTATTAGATTCAATTCCAAACATTGCATTTCAATCCACAATTACAATAAAAGTTTCAAGAGCATACATACCACATAGTATAAAACCTGTTAAAACGATCTATCATTATGAAAgtgcaaaattaaaaaaattacagcAAACAGATAAAAGATTGCGATCTAGTCAAAATCTAGAACATGCAAAAAGTAATGAAAGTCAAAATATGTATCAGTGCAATAATATCTCTATAAGTAACAATAACGTTAGAAAAAATACAAACATTGCTCCATTTAATCAAAATTTAGCAACAAATGCGCACAATGTTTTCATGCAAGATTATTTTTCCATGCAACATAGACAACATGGGAACTTTAGTCCCAACTATGTATATAGTAATAAACCACCTTATACATACAGCCAAAATCTATATTGGCATCATAGAAATACTACATTTCAAAATGTATTTGTTGCTCTTGATAATCATAGTGCTACTGTTCATCAAAACAGATTCACATCTTTGCCAATGAACAATTTGACAATGCCAAATATAAGTAACAATGTGACTAGGCATTCTTTTACTCGAAACCAGCTTTATCATAATTTTCATCAAAATTTCTTTCCATTAAGAAAATTATGTCATCAAAGAATCGTGGAAAATACATCAATACATTGTAGCATAGCTGGAAGTGTATTACCTACAGAACCTCGTCAGAGATATTGGCCACGAAATTATCATAAAAACACAAATATGACATCAAATCATAACGATGAAGTTTATCAGTGTTCATTTAAAATACTGCCAGGAGCGTCATCATGGTCGGAATTAAAGACTAAATGGCGCGAAGTAAAAACGATCACTATCGATGATGAAGATACGGGAATTGAAGATTGTAATGAAGTACAAGTAGTTGGACAATTACGCACTCCTCTTGTTGGATCAAAGAATGCAAATAGTCTTGAAGAAGTCTTCAGTAAACTTAAAATAATTAAGTCTGCATCCGAGAAAATtgtaagaagaaaaaagaataagTACAAAATATCATACAATGTTTATTCCAATACACAAAACTATAGAAAAGCAGATCCTGGTCTTCCATTCTACAGAGTAGTTGTGAtaaa acAAGATGATTCATTTATACAACCAATTGAATTGCACCGTTTAATGCAAGATGCAGGCACTTCACCAATACTATTAGCCTGTGTTTCAATGTCAATTTCATATATTCAACCAGGATTTATATCTATACCTAATCTAACATAA
- the Tsen54 gene encoding tRNA splicing endonuclease subunit 54 isoform X1: MCDTILLKLQKIMANEITEIPVNMLTAEELIENKGLKFNAWNEYEKSVKTLPKTGMKQFEPNDSWLQNMQIEKGIITRKNLIAIERVDRISQLASAEWLPEQKRAKVTKYSGQDWSSFGLEKSGTLYLIPEEALFLLEANCLELTWNDVALSIQQAYELLIDNVECSLEEYRVYSQLVRYGYRIQRFVYDSERKTKSDKNSNIKRKVIVEPENGLWRTDTQQQDKDYIDVQNGKSASCPKRTDANINNFPTGIFQDLAEDEDISNNVFEIINDLLCAVENIEAQSTNVECEKDMKNGKRSDITLQTVNIDENKKRRNSKVQIISDETLLGSIKVVKDNMNDCTKGSNIPANWRASRIQRNVKLVPRRTDKLLSATDILDSNYKNSECNSRKPTLSSPPRKNSQLKKSKHEVIELSDDEIQEIPKPVTRIDLLDSIPNIAFQSTITIKVSRAYIPHSIKPVKTIYHYESAKLKKLQQTDKRLRSSQNLEHAKSNESQNMYQCNNISISNNNVRKNTNIAPFNQNLATNAHNVFMQDYFSMQHRQHGNFSPNYVYSNKPPYTYSQNLYWHHRNTTFQNVFVALDNHSATVHQNRFTSLPMNNLTMPNISNNVTRHSFTRNQLYHNFHQNFFPLRKLCHQRIVENTSIHCSIAGSVLPTEPRQRYWPRNYHKNTNMTSNHNDEVYQCSFKILPGASSWSELKTKWREVKTITIDDEDTGIEDCNEVQVVGQLRTPLVGSKNANSLEEVFSKLKIIKSASEKIVRRKKNKYKISYNVYSNTQNYRKADPGLPFYRVVVIKQDDSFIQPIELHRLMQDAGTSPILLACVSMSISYIQPGFISIPNLT, encoded by the exons ATGTGTGACAC TATTCTTTTGAAGTTGCAGAAAATCATGGCAAATGAAATAACAGAGATACCTGTTAATATGTTAAC GGCAGAAGAACTGATAGAAAATAAAGGTTTGAAGTTTAATGCATGGAATGAATACGAGAAGTCAGTTAAAACTCTTCCAAAAACTGGAATGAAACAATTTGAACCAAATGATTCCTGGCTCCAAAATATGCAAATTGAAAAAGGTATTATAACTAGAAAAAATTTAATAGCTATAGAAAGAGTAGATCGTATTTCACAGTTAGCTAGTGCAGAATGGTTGCCTGAACAGAAAAGAGCTAAAGTAACAAAATACTCTGGTCAAGATTGGAGTAGTTTTGGTTTGGAGAAAAGTGGCACCTTGTATTTAATACCAGAAGAAGCATTGTTTCTTCTAGAAGCT aaTTGTTTAGAACTTACATGGAATGATGTAGCATTGTCCATCCAACAAGCTTATGAACTTCTAATTGATAATGTTGAATGCTCATTAGAGGAATATAGAGTTTATAGTCAGTTAGTACGATATGGTTATCGCATACAACGTTTTGTTTATGATTCAGAAAGAAAGACAAAAAGTGATAAAAATTCTAATATAAAACGTAAAGTTATTGTTGAGCCAGAAAATGGCCTTTGGAGAACTGATACTCAACAACAAGATAAAGATTATATAGATGTACAGAATGGAAAATCTGCTAGTTGTCCAAAAAGAACTGatgcaaatattaataattttcctaCAGGGATTTTTCAAGATCTAGCAGAAGATGAAGATATATCAAATAATGTCTTTGAAATCATAAATGATCTTCTTTGTGCAGTAGAAAATATCGAAGCTCAATCTACAAATGTTGAATGCGAAAAGGATATGAAAAACGGGAAAAGATCGGATATTACTTTGCAAACTGTAAAtatagatgaaaataaaaaaagacggAATTCTAAGGTGCAAATTATATCAGATGAGACTTTATTAGGAAGTATTAAAGTTGTCAAAGATAATATGAATGATTGTACCAAAGGAAGTAATATACCAGCAAATTGGCGAGCATCTCGCATACAACGCAACGTTAAATTAGTACCTAGAAGAACAGATAAACTATTATCAGCTACTGATATTTTAgattctaattataaaaattctgaGTGCAATTCAAGAAAACCTACATTATCTTCGCCACCTAGAAAGAATTCACAATTAAAGAAATCAAAACATGAG GTGATAGAACTTTCTGATGATGAAATTCAAGAGATACCAAAACCAGTAACACGAATAGATTTATTAGATTCAATTCCAAACATTGCATTTCAATCCACAATTACAATAAAAGTTTCAAGAGCATACATACCACATAGTATAAAACCTGTTAAAACGATCTATCATTATGAAAgtgcaaaattaaaaaaattacagcAAACAGATAAAAGATTGCGATCTAGTCAAAATCTAGAACATGCAAAAAGTAATGAAAGTCAAAATATGTATCAGTGCAATAATATCTCTATAAGTAACAATAACGTTAGAAAAAATACAAACATTGCTCCATTTAATCAAAATTTAGCAACAAATGCGCACAATGTTTTCATGCAAGATTATTTTTCCATGCAACATAGACAACATGGGAACTTTAGTCCCAACTATGTATATAGTAATAAACCACCTTATACATACAGCCAAAATCTATATTGGCATCATAGAAATACTACATTTCAAAATGTATTTGTTGCTCTTGATAATCATAGTGCTACTGTTCATCAAAACAGATTCACATCTTTGCCAATGAACAATTTGACAATGCCAAATATAAGTAACAATGTGACTAGGCATTCTTTTACTCGAAACCAGCTTTATCATAATTTTCATCAAAATTTCTTTCCATTAAGAAAATTATGTCATCAAAGAATCGTGGAAAATACATCAATACATTGTAGCATAGCTGGAAGTGTATTACCTACAGAACCTCGTCAGAGATATTGGCCACGAAATTATCATAAAAACACAAATATGACATCAAATCATAACGATGAAGTTTATCAGTGTTCATTTAAAATACTGCCAGGAGCGTCATCATGGTCGGAATTAAAGACTAAATGGCGCGAAGTAAAAACGATCACTATCGATGATGAAGATACGGGAATTGAAGATTGTAATGAAGTACAAGTAGTTGGACAATTACGCACTCCTCTTGTTGGATCAAAGAATGCAAATAGTCTTGAAGAAGTCTTCAGTAAACTTAAAATAATTAAGTCTGCATCCGAGAAAATtgtaagaagaaaaaagaataagTACAAAATATCATACAATGTTTATTCCAATACACAAAACTATAGAAAAGCAGATCCTGGTCTTCCATTCTACAGAGTAGTTGTGAtaaa acAAGATGATTCATTTATACAACCAATTGAATTGCACCGTTTAATGCAAGATGCAGGCACTTCACCAATACTATTAGCCTGTGTTTCAATGTCAATTTCATATATTCAACCAGGATTTATATCTATACCTAATCTAACATAA
- the wkd gene encoding TBC1 domain family member whacked gives MASSGSYNGDAETESDKFEGSKIDRHGFLQDSNCSSDSLVKQGLPPEVMLRRERKWIQMLNNWSYFMNTNYRKVRERCRKGIPPSVRLRAWLNLCGGQLLMDTNPNLFEELVERSGDPKYIDDIKKDLHRQFPHHIMFIGEAPGQEELFKVLKAYSILNSKVGYCQAQAPIAAFLLMHMPAVQAFWCLVAICDKYLIGYYSQGMETLLRDGDILFALLKRVSPIAYKHLKKQKMEPILYMTEWFLCVYTRTLPWESILRVWDMFLCEGVKIIFKVGLVLLKGSLGRTSLTKRCPTVYETLQVLRNPPQDIMEEEALVYQIRKLNLTEEDFEYEHQRQVLKRKAAEQASLSTANRTD, from the exons ATGGCGTCCTCAGGATCATATAATGGGGATGCAGAGACAGAGAGTGATAAGTTTGAAGGTTCTAAAATTGATCGACATGGTTTCCTTCAAGATTCCAATTGTAGCTCTGACag CCTTGTTAAACAAGGATTACCACCAGAGGTAATGCTTAGAAGGGAACGAAAATGGATACAGATGTTGAACAATTGGAGTTATTTCATGAATACAAATTACCGTAAAGTTAGAGAAAGATGTAGAAAGGGTATTCCACCTTCAGTAAGACTTCGTGCATGGCTAAATCTTTGCGGAGGTCAATTGCTAATGGATACAAACCCAAATTTATTTGAAGAGTTGGTGGAGCGATCTGGTGATCCAAAGTATATAGATGATATCAAAAAAGATCTTCATCGTCAATTTCCACATCATATAATGTTTATTGGAGAAGCTCCTGGACAGGAGGAACTGTTCAAAGTATTGAAAGcttattctattttaaatagtAAAGTTGGTTATTGTCAAGCTCAAGCACCTATTGCTGCATTTTTACTGATGCATATGCCAGCAGTACAAGCATTTTGGTGCCTTGTTGCAATATGTGACAAGTatttaattggatattataGTCAAGGAATGGAAACATTATTACGCGATGGAGATATTTTATTTGCTCTTTTGAAAAGAGTGTCTCCCATTGCTTACAAACATTTG AAAAAACAAAAGATGGAACCAATCTTATATATGACCGAATGGTTCTTATGTGTTTATACGCGAACACTGCCATGGGAAAGTATTCTACGAGTGTGGGATATGTTCCTTTGTGAAGgtgttaaaattatttttaaagttGGACTAGTTTTGTTAAAAGGCAGCTTAGGACGCACATCTCTTACTAAGCGCTGTCCGACAGTTTATGAAACGCTTCAAGTATTAAGAAATCCTCCTCAGGATATTATGGAAGAAGAAGCTTTAGTTTATCAG ATTCGAAAATTAAATCTAACCGAAGAAGATTTCGAATACGAACATCAACGTCAAGTATTAAAACGGAAAGCTGCAGAGCAAGCATCTCTTTCCACTGCCAATCGGACAGACTGA
- the LOC117160377 gene encoding uncharacterized protein LOC117160377: protein MNTSKRMKLIYLVLVVLNSVRNVRMNGESSGEYLQKVMFQLQEFNVPSPTNIYDRRLSNNGYKNVIYMNKDRQNYQVQKINMNTQRNTQKYQNHSFQHHNTILNEKVDLHPTDLSFSQYHEPHIPIVTKVKNPEVLGFTRAELAAMYKSALEKGSTISLSSLTNALSSGEVPQITQTHVEFPIKQPLYQYYFFPLKTFMSEFKKDRGYKTIPAHAYDKTEAAQTTQTQLSNPIFVAISTFVTMAIVFMMSVLFLPKITQLEIFPARSIQDDFFYLTNIVTNAIERYNLLEKFRDHHVNTIR from the exons ATGAATACATCGAAAAggatgaaattaatttatcttgttttagtAGTTTTAAACTCTGTTAGGAACGTTAGAATGAACGGTGAATCGAGCGGAGAATATCTTCAAAAGGTGATGTTCCAACTTCAAGAATTCAATGTTCCCTCCCCTACTAACATTTATGATAGGAGGTTGTCAAATAACGGCTATAAAAATGTAATCTATATGAACAAAGATCGACAAAATTATCAGGTTCAAAAGATTAATATGAATACGCAACGAAATACACAAAAATACCAAAACCACAGCTTCCAACATCATAATACTATACTTAATGAAAAGGTTGATTTACATCCAACTGATTTAAGTTTTTCACAATATCACGAG CCTCACATTCCGATCGTTACCAAAGTAAAAAATCCAGAAGTACTTGGATTTACCAGGGCAGAATTGGCGGCCATGTATAAAAGCGCATTAGAAAAGGGATCGACGATCAGTTTGTCTTCATTAACCAATGCACTCTCTTCCGGCGAAGTACCTCAGATTACACAAACTCACGTGGAATTTCCGATTAAGCAGCCTCTCTATCAATATTACTTCTTTCCACTAAAAACTTTTATGTCAGAATTTAAAAAAGATCGCGGTTATAAAACGATT CCTGCCCATGCATATGACAAGACGGAAGCTGCACAAACTACTCAAACGCAGTTATCAAATCCTATTTTTGTAGCCATAAGTACTTTTGTCACTATGGCAATTGTATTCATGATGAGTGTTTTATTCTTGCCAAAGATTACTCAACTCGAGATATTTCCAGCGCGAAGTATTCAAGATGATTTCTTTTATCTAACGAATATAGTTACGAACGCTATTGAACGTTATAATTTGTTGGAGAAATTTAGAGATCATCATGTAAATACTATCAGGTAG